The proteins below come from a single Tachypleus tridentatus isolate NWPU-2018 chromosome 13, ASM421037v1, whole genome shotgun sequence genomic window:
- the LOC143241090 gene encoding protein sprouty homolog 3-like, giving the protein MAQNGGISPFANHVFQPGFLRSARTQQPRPAFVESDIVTRARNERKENVYTDSPVWADKGCHKLPSQFPEFPQDKDIFQTQTGNDNIGLSRNSSQSLKLLRTEIPVTKQPSIISWKVGKVTKVPNDTSVSSENSHGESIICDECHKCKCDSCQKPRALPSRWICKEKILCSADVVVDCCSCMCCVKGLFYHCAKDYEQDNNVSCADDPCSCHPQFRSLRWLCLGVLSALMPCLFCYWPMKGCIKMCEMGYDRLLSHGCRCVPRRTVKSFIVEKTPEKILVHNNFDIYRN; this is encoded by the coding sequence ATGGCTCAAAATGGCGGGATTTCACCGTTTGCTAATCACGTGTTTCAGCCGGGGTTCCTCCGTTCAGCAAGAACTCAGCAACCGCGGCCGGCATTTGTTGAGAGTGACATCGTTACACGAGCCAGGAATGAACGAAAAGAAAATGTGTACACAGACTCACCAGTGTGGGCTGACAAGGGCTGTCACAAACTGCCATCTCAGTTTCCAGAGTTCCCTCAAGACAAAGATATATTTCAAACTCAAACTGGCAATGACAACATAGGTCTGTCACGAAATTCGTCGCAGAGTCTAAAACTTCTCAGAACAGAAATACCTGTGACGAAGCAACCGTCCATCATCTCTTGGAAAGTTGGAAAAGTCACAAAGGTACCAAATGATACTTCTGTCAGCTCGGAAAACAGTCACGGGGAGTCGATAATCTGTGATGAATGTCACAAGTGTAAATGCGATTCTTGCCAGAAACCTCGAGCACTTCCATCACGGTGGATCTGCAAAGAAAAGATCCTGTGTTCTGCCGACGTTGTTGTGGATTGTTGTTCTTGTATGTGTTGTGTAAAAGGTTTGTTCTACCACTGCGCGAAAGATTATGAACAAGATAACAATGTGTCTTGCGCAGATGACCCATGTTCTTGTCACCCTCAGTTTCGGTCTTTAAGATGGTTATGTTTAGGAGTCCTGTCTGCTTTGATgccttgtttattttgttactggCCAATGAAAGGTTGTATTAAGATGTGTGAAATGGGATACGATCGGCTGTTGAGTCATGGCTGTCGATGTGTCCCTCGACGAACGGTTAAATCTTTCATTGTGGAGAAGACACCAGAAAAGATTCTTGTACATAACAACTTTGACATTTACAGAAACTAG